Proteins from a genomic interval of Flammeovirgaceae bacterium SG7u.111:
- the asnB gene encoding asparagine synthase (glutamine-hydrolyzing), whose protein sequence is MCGIAGFVSNSFSKSDLVGMTDLIKHRGPDSDGFFYDEKKHVGLGHRRLSIIDLSNAANQPFYSENSRYVMVYNGEVYNFKEVGNQILANKGNEPIPHSFKTHSDTEVLIEAFAMWGTMKLPEKLNGMFAFAIYDKTEERLFLFRDRVGIKPLYYFHREGEIAFASELKSLVKLLKGKRKLTINQSAIHQFLYLGYVPGEQTIYNEISKFPAGHCGIFDKGKLHLEQYWSPEKIIRNETTTNEEKGIKQLDELLTKSVERRMIADVPLGTFLSGGVDSSVVTSIAQKLSDRSINTFSIGFKEAKFNESEWAEKVAKHLGTEHHPFLLSEKDAIERVDLITKSYDQPFADASAVPTMLVSEMARKHVTVALSGDGGDELFMGYGMYQWAKRLSKPHIKYGSPFLKLGLSLSPKSRDQRAAWMFAWKNSQRIKSHTFSQEQYFFSEKELSKILKNTPEELQWIDEGFGKLNRSLYSDEQQALFDLKNYLKDDLLVKVDIASMLHSLEVRVPLLDHKVISFALNLHKDLKWKNSTSKYLLKEVLAKYIPQELINRPKWGFGIPLGNWLKADLKYLIDEYLNPEIIGDYGIVEPAIVEKLKRAFFEKGKDYLYNRLWALVILHKWLKENEA, encoded by the coding sequence ATGTGTGGAATAGCAGGATTTGTTTCTAATTCATTTTCCAAATCAGATTTGGTAGGCATGACGGACCTCATTAAGCATAGAGGCCCTGATAGCGATGGTTTCTTTTATGATGAAAAGAAACATGTCGGGCTTGGCCACCGGAGGTTAAGTATCATTGACTTGAGCAATGCAGCCAACCAACCTTTCTACTCCGAAAATAGCCGGTATGTAATGGTTTATAACGGAGAAGTGTATAACTTCAAAGAAGTTGGCAACCAAATTTTGGCAAATAAGGGTAACGAACCTATACCCCACTCCTTCAAAACCCACTCTGATACAGAAGTACTCATTGAAGCTTTTGCAATGTGGGGTACTATGAAACTACCCGAAAAACTGAATGGCATGTTTGCTTTTGCCATTTACGATAAAACAGAGGAAAGACTCTTCCTTTTTAGAGACCGAGTAGGAATTAAGCCTCTTTATTATTTCCACCGCGAAGGAGAAATAGCATTTGCATCCGAGTTAAAATCACTTGTGAAACTCTTGAAAGGCAAAAGAAAGCTCACGATCAACCAAAGTGCTATCCACCAGTTTCTTTACCTTGGATATGTACCAGGTGAACAAACCATCTACAATGAAATATCGAAATTCCCAGCAGGGCATTGCGGCATTTTTGATAAGGGAAAATTGCACCTAGAGCAATACTGGAGTCCTGAAAAAATCATCAGAAATGAAACTACCACAAATGAGGAAAAGGGAATCAAACAACTGGATGAACTGTTAACTAAATCGGTAGAGCGAAGAATGATCGCCGATGTGCCTTTGGGTACTTTCCTAAGCGGAGGAGTTGATTCAAGCGTGGTTACTTCCATTGCTCAAAAACTAAGCGACAGGTCCATTAATACATTTTCCATTGGTTTTAAAGAAGCAAAATTTAATGAAAGTGAGTGGGCGGAAAAAGTCGCAAAGCACTTGGGTACAGAGCATCATCCCTTTCTTCTTTCTGAAAAAGATGCTATCGAACGGGTTGATTTAATCACTAAATCCTATGACCAACCTTTTGCCGACGCCTCGGCAGTACCGACCATGCTGGTCTCTGAAATGGCTCGTAAGCACGTAACAGTAGCACTTTCTGGCGATGGAGGAGATGAACTTTTTATGGGCTACGGTATGTATCAATGGGCAAAAAGGCTTTCTAAACCACACATTAAATATGGTTCTCCATTTTTAAAACTTGGGCTTTCTCTTTCTCCCAAAAGCAGAGACCAACGAGCTGCCTGGATGTTTGCTTGGAAAAACTCTCAACGAATAAAAAGCCATACCTTTTCACAAGAACAATATTTCTTTTCGGAAAAAGAGCTGAGCAAAATACTGAAAAATACTCCTGAAGAATTACAATGGATAGATGAAGGCTTTGGGAAATTGAACAGAAGCCTTTATTCTGATGAGCAGCAAGCTCTTTTCGATCTTAAAAATTACTTAAAAGATGACCTACTTGTAAAAGTAGATATTGCATCTATGCTTCATTCCCTTGAAGTTAGGGTCCCCCTACTCGATCACAAAGTAATCTCATTTGCACTCAACCTTCATAAAGATCTGAAGTGGAAAAACAGTACTAGTAAATACCTTCTCAAAGAGGTTTTGGCGAAATATATTCCTCAAGAGCTCATCAATAGACCCAAGTGGGGCTTTGGGATTCCATTAGGCAATTGGCTCAAAGCTGACTTAAAATATTTGATAGATGAATATCTTAATCCAGAGATAATTGGAGACTATGGAATAGTAGAACCTGCTATAGTAGAGAAACTCAAACGTGCCTTTTTTGAAAAAGGAAAGGATTACTTATACAATAGACTTTGGGCATTGGTCATTCTCCACAAGTGGTTAAAAGAGAATGAAGCTTAG